The stretch of DNA AAGCCAATTGAGGTCTGTATGGGTAGAAGAGTTCAAAAGAGTAAGCATCTTTCCCAGTTAAATGGCTTCAAGAACTCAGAACTTCAGGAAGAAGTTGATTTGCATAATACAACTTTGTtgtcattaaatattcaaaatgaCACCTCTTTCAGGAGTAGAACAAACAATCGCATAGTGATCGATAGTACCAATACTACTCGAGTCACTAATTCTTCATGGGCGCCCAAAGTACCCAAAATTATGTTGGCAAATGTCATGTCTCTGGCTCCTAAAATAGACGAAGTCAGCGAGTTTATTCTTCGCCATAACACCAACCTGGCGTTTATTACAGAAACATGGCTGAAAGACTCTGTGTCAGACGGCGTCGTACAAATTCCCGGGTTGGCTGTGGTGCGAAAGGACAGAAAACTTATTGATCATGAGGGTGTGTGTGCTTATATCCAGGAAGAAAATTGCAGATACAAGCAGTTAAAAGATCTAAATTGCTGTGAAGATCATGAATCTCTGTGGCTCTATCTAAGGCCGAATCGTCTTCCGCGCGGTTTCTCCTGTATTATCGCGGGTGTGATATACCATCCCCCAAAGGCTGATGGATCGTTAATTCGCGATCATCTATTCCGGTCCCTCGCCTTAACGGAAGCACGTTATCCTAACTGTGGCCTCTTGGTAACCGGGGATTTTAACCGTCTAAACATCGATGGTTTGTTAAACCATTTTCGACTGAGGCAAATAGTCAAAGTGCCGACAAGAAAGGAAGCTACGCTGGACCTAATACTCACCAACATGCATGAGTATTATAGCTCCCCACAAGCATATTCACCGTTCGGACTGTCCGATCACAACGTTGTTGTGGCAACTCCTATGGACGGAAAGCGCAACATTAACAGCAAAAAGGTTTCGTAAAACCTGCAGTCATGAGCGTCCTTGATCACAACCAGTACGGAGTCATCCCAAATTCTTCAACCACAATGGCACTAATCAGCATGCTGCACAGCTGGTCCTTAGGTACGGACGGAAACGGAGCCATCGTAAGAACATTACTATTGGACTACCGTAAAGCGTTTGATTTGATAGATCATAGCATACTCGTTAGAAAGTTGCGTAACCAGTGTAAATTACCAGCTAGCATCATCAACTGGATTATAGATTTTTTATCGGACAGATCCCAGCGGATTAAATTTACATCAGAGTGTTTTTCTGAATGGGGCCCAGTCCCCGCCGGTGTACCACAGGGTACCAAACTAGGCCCGTGGTTGTTCGTCCTAATGATTAACGACCTTGATACGAACGCGCAGCAATGGAAATATGTGGACGACACCACGACGTCTGAGGTAGTAGTAAAGGGCGGAGTAAGTCACATGCAAGCAATAGCTAACAGAGTAATAGAGTGGTCCCGCGAGAACAGGGTTCAACTAAACGCTGATAAGTGTAAAGAACTCAGGATCTCCTTTGCTAAAGAGCAAAGAGCCTTTAATCCCGTCATCATAGAAGGGAAGGAGGTAGAGTTAGTTACTAGTACAAAGCTACTAGGCCTTACAATAGCGAACGATCTAACATGGAACGACCATGTAACTGTGATAACCAAAAAGGCTAGCAAGAGGCTCTATTTCCTAACTCAGTTAAAAAGAGCGGGAGTTCCGAAACAAGATCTAGCAATGTTCTATGTATCGTGCGTGAGATCTGTTATAGATTATGCGGCACCTGTCTTTTCCAACGGTCTCCCACAGTACTTAAAGAACGAGCTGGTAAGGCTCGAGAAAAGAGCAATATCAATAATAACATCAGGAAAGTGCAACTCGGCAATAGAGGTGGGGGTAACACCCATTTTGGAGCATCATTACGTACTATGCAGCAAGTTTTTTGATAACATTGTCAACGACCCAAACCATAAATTGAAAGCGCTCCTTCCCCCGGACTATGACAACTCACGCTATAACCTAAGACGACCGCGCCATTTTAATATGCCAAAGCTTTGTACGAACAGAACAAGAAACACTTTTATATATGCGATGTCCAAACAGTCCAGGCTGTAGTTTTATCccatatatatacatactttATAAGTTAAGATATTTTAACGTAAATACTTTATATGGAATTTTTAATATTGTCTTAATAATCAGTTTTTGACTTATTATCTAGGattcatttgtaattttttaagtattgtaaagcatttgtaaataaTTGCGTAATTCAGCCTTTGGCTGCGATGcagtttttaataaactatctatctatctatctatctactcTCTTTGTATATATATTATTACATGACTTTTTTTATATTCAACAAGTCTCTTTtttttggggagggggggggggggttcctgCTCTTTCCATGGACCTGACCATACCCCCGCTTTCATGACGTCAACCCATCCTCCTTTGTGCCGCTATTTATTCTTACCTTCCATCATTGACGCTTGCATGATACACAAAACCCCCTAACCTGTTTCCTTAGGCATCCATAGAAAGTGACCCTAAAGTGCTTCTACCACTACTCATACATTGGATTTACTTACAGCTTCCCAATATCCTCCTGTTGTCTTGAAATGCTCTTTTGTAAACTTCGTAAAACAACCAATAGTCTACTGGACACTGCCTTCAACTTTTGGCTGTGCACAGATAATAGCTGCTGACACCATAAGAGGTAAAAATGAAGATGGCTTGACTTTTCCAACTGAAGTGCAACAAACTTTAACAATCGTTCAACATAGGGCTCCTTCAGTGACTGAACCACCAAGGAAACTAAATGTTTAGAAATAAAACAAAGCGACTATAGTACCTTGCTTAAAATTGAAGATCAACAATATAAAGATGCTGTTTCCAGCATAACAACAGATAAAGAGCAATGATAATTGATTTTGTGGTGTAGAAGACAATGATGTCTGGTCTAAGGAGAGAAAGGGTACTTTCTGAACAAAACCACGCACTTATGCCCAGAAATGCATAAaaacacccaattttgacatcgaAAATGAAGTTAgactttgctacctatttccaactacaaggtaagggtaaaggttagcattatttttatctTATGGTAAAGGCAGCTGTTaatccttacttgaggagcagcatttggggaaaACTTTGTGACATTAATAGTCTGTATTCAGAGACAATTGATGCTAAACTTGGGGAGAAGAGTAAGGGGACACTTCAGAACAATTATTGCACAACGAGTGTATCTAATAAGATGCATTTCTCGACATACTTGCAAAAGCAAAGGCAGGGATGGAAAGTTCCTTGTCTTCAAAATACAATTTGATTCATTTCAGAACAATGGAAATTCAACAGCTCGGGTTTGTCTTTGAATGTTTAGTTCTTGCAAGGCTTTCAACTAAGGGAACTTAACTTAATAAACATGACTTTAAGGGTCCGAGGGAAAAAGCAAGGATTTTTGCTTCCTTTTTGTGCAGCTTTGGAGGTAAAGGTCTTGTCTACTACCGAAATTGGGCTGCCAAAGAAAATAAGGTTTTGCTGAGAGAAAATATTCAGCTGTCAAGATTCATCCTGAGCTCTGAACAAATTTGAAGGCAGCAAACAAATTAATTGGGAAGAAAGGTTGCACCTTAAAACTGAAAGAGTAAGCTGCGTGGCCACTAACAGAAGGAAAGGCGATCAGACTGAAAATATGCTGACTTGAACTGGGAGAGCAACAATTTTACCCTATGTATGTTATAAACATGCATGTTTCCCCAAGAACTTTACAAGAAATTTCAATTACAAATGTTTTCTCGAGTTTCTTAAATTCACcacacaaaaacacaaaaaaggtTATTTGCACTCACTATCAAATGGTTTTATAGCCTCTAGAACTTTACAAATAATTTGTGGCTCGTTTATTCTCAGACTCATCAACAATGCTTGAGTATGTTCGCCTTCACTGCTTGCTTGCTGTATCCTGTCTGGTGTCACATCACAGTCCAGTTGGAATGGGTCAAAAATGACATCAGTCACCAAAGAAAACACCACCAGCCCTTCAGTACATGCTGCTGCCCACAACCGACCTACACGTACAAGCAATACACAGGTTACATTTATGTCTTTGGGATCAAGATAGCCTACTTGTAAAACTAAACGGGTCTCTTTACGATCCAAGAATAAGAGCTTTAAACTttcacaaaacaaagaaaaagctgCAGCAGGAATTATGGATCCTACGCTTGGTGAAAGGGGGGAGGTATGATGCCATGGCAACAGACATAGCCCATTTCTAACTTGCTGTTGATCATGTATGATATTTCAACGAAAATGGGTTGTGTACCTTCTAGAAAATCAAACTCATTCCTATGTCAACCTTTTGTATACCACAGGCCCTTGGGCTCAATTTCCTGTTGCTCCCAAAGGTAATTGACAGTTGCTCCCAAGGAATGAGAAGAAATCAAAACATACATGCTCAGTAGGTTATTCCTTTATATATaaaaagagttaactgaatacagtgtaatgtgaagtgctagatttctatcccatatgaaccatgtgagcgttagccctactgatggaaatgggcccacacaaggacagagaaaaactctgaccagggtgggaattgaacccacgaccttcgggttagatctccgccgctctaccgactgagctacaaggtcagacgggagcaggccgtgggaagtgaagatgttaaagtcacggcaatgaacatgtacaagtacaaagaaaggttacgtttatacaaacgttggccgtgtagcacttatattttaaacagagttaactgaatacagtgtaatgtgaagtgctagatttctatcccatatgaaccatgtgagcgttagccctactgatggaaatgggcccacacaaggacagagaaaaactctgaccagggtgggaattgaacccacgaccttcgggttagatctccgccgctctaccgactgagctacaaggtcagacgggagcaggccgtgggaactgaagatgttaaagtcacggcaatgaacatgtacaagtacaaagaaaggttacgtttatacaaacgttggccgtgtagcacttatattttaaacagagttaactgaatagagtgtaatgtgaagtgctagatttctatcccatatgaaccatgtgagcgttagccctactgatggaaatgggcccacacaaggacaattcccaccctggtcagagtttttctctgtccttgtgtgggcccatttccatcagtagggctaacgctcacatggttcatatgggatagaaatctagcacttcacattacactctattcagttaactctgtttaaaatataagtgctacacggccaacgtttgcataaacgtaacctttctttgTCCTTTATATATACTCTGCTAATTCcacaaaataaaagctaaacATGGTTATGTTTAAATGCAAGGTCATATCAAGGAAAGAAATAAAGTTTAAGTGGTAAAATACAAAGTGGAAATGTGTCTTAACTAAAATTCAAATCTGCCACCATTTCGCATATCCTGTTACGTCAAGGCATCTTACATTAAAATGTTAAATTATCCAGGTGAGTACAATATACACTAGGAAATACTTTTTACATACTTTCTACATACTAGGAAATATGAAGCAATAATATACAGCAGGGTAACTTGACTTTCTGTAAGTGCAAACTGATCATTATGATCCTtaaaatgcaacaaaagatgTGGACAAGTGATGTTTACATGTTTGCAGTATAATCCCTGAGGCATGGAGCTTGATAAAGTGCGACTCCACACTGCACACACGTGAACTTTGTCTCAACTGGGTAACTCTTAGCCGTTTTTTGCCTTGTGCTTTGCAGTTAACACGCTGCTTCTTGTGACCGTCAATTTTGGCACTTGTGTGGCCTTCTGGAGCATGAAGAAGTGGAGTAGAATCGCTTGCAGGTTGCTTTACCAATGAGTCGGTTGCCTTAATTCAAGGCGGAAGGCATCTCGTGGGCGTTTTGTGCGGCATTAGCACTCCAAGATACAGGAATTACAGGCAGCCAAATTGAACGTGAACCAAAATAAATACTTGTACTACTTTTTAGACTGCCGCTAAACATAATAAGACACTCTTTAAAGCGCTTACTCAGAATACTATGTTGCCCAGAAGTAGGGCGATACATTATACAATATAAAAATGCATTTGGTCCAAGCTCGTTGAGCtgtttgatcctgaaaagcccttgttgGGAGCGGTCAACCAAGTGTACATTGGAGATTGGGCCGACTGTCATGGCGTCCACATGCGGCTCTTAAGCGCTCGCTTAAGAAATggatttcaaagccaaaagAACTATACTATGAGGATGCTAAGtagttttattaatttatagaaGTATTAGCAAATGCACTGTCAGTAGATCAACGCAGCATTTCAAGTTTAAATGGGAAAAAAACGCCCAACACCTGGCACGAGTTCATCGGCAAACGAAGTAGAAATGGCTGGTCTGGATCTTGGTACAGAAAACGATCTCTATAGAGAACTGAAAGAGTCAATCGAATGCCTAAAAAGATTGGTCACTGAGGGTCTTGCCAGATTACATGGTGATCTAGACATATTACGAAGCGAATTCAAATAGGATATTAAAGAAATGAGCTGTACTATAAAAGACCCCGAAAAGAGTCTGAACTCAAGAAAGATACAGCACATCGCTCTTCGGAAATGGTGAAAATAACAGTCCCTGAAAGAAGAAGTGGAACAGAATATAACCCTTGAACAGTACACTAGAAGAGAGAACCTGCGATTTAATAATATAAAGGTCaccatcaatccaattttgatccgggtttatccccgtaaacaGGGATGGCCGGATTTAccacactttgtcagcaatctttctaactcccactcttCATCTCACTCGATgcatcctttttctccaaaccaacgctcttgctctccttctccacttgcgtATTCCATGTCTTCTTTAgtcgtcctcgcttcctctGGCCTTCACTTCGAACTCCAACACTTTTCTCAGAACGTGaccatcatccctcctcaacacatgcctgGATCCCTGGTGCACACCAACTTTCACCTCAAACTCAAAACTAAAAGGTGAAGATCGCAAAAAGTTATTTGACACCATTGGAAGAGACCTTGGATTAGATATCTCCGAATTTAGATTTCACACAGTGCACAAAATAGGTAAGAGAGATGGAGTTAGATGCAGGCCTATTATAGCAAGATTTGTCTGTCGTGAACATCAAGACAAGGTCTGGTCAAAGAGAGGTAAGATTAAGGAATCGAGTGTACACAGAGATGCATACATCACAGAAGATTACAAGAGGGCCATTCAAAACGAACGCAAAGTCTTAATTAAGGCTATGATGAAGGCTCGCAATGAGCAGAATCTCACTCAGGCAAAAGTCAAAGGCTGTTACCGGAATATCTAAAATAATCCAATAtctataatttatttaattttcaaaacactATAATACTCGAATGTGCCTTTTTGGAAACCCATTCAAAACGTATTATTTCGCATTTTTCccttttatgcaaattcagtGTCTGAAACGCATTACAATCCATTTCAACACTTTCACAGCGTTTGAACTTAAAGTTCAAAGCCATCTCGCTAAACGTTAGAGGTATTTGTGTATTCGAAAAAAGAAAGTCTATACTTAATTGGTTGATTTATCAGAGCGCATATTTCTTTTCTACAGGAAACGTATAGCACAATTGAAGTTGCTAATCATTGGAGAAAACAATCGCCAAGTGAGTTTTTCTTTTCGCATGGTTCTTATCATAGCTCTGGTGTGGCTATCCTTGTTCATAAGTCGTTAGACGTCAAGCTTATGTTGTCGCGTGTTGACCATGAATGCAGGTATCTGATCTTAACAGCAATAACTCAGGACACcccttttctttaaataaatatatatgcaCCAAATAAAACATCGAATCAATCCTCATTCTTCCAGGCTTTATCTGAACTTATTCCTGTTGAGGAACTCCGGGAGTCCAATTATAAGTTTGTAATTGGGGGAGATTTTTTAAGAGCTCGGGAGGGAACACTACTTTAAAAGAATCAGCTAAGGTTTGGAAGATTTACTTATACAGTATGACCTAGTAGATATTTGGAGAGTTTGTCACCCCAAAAGTAAAAAATTCACTTGGCATCAAAGAAAACCAATTATCCAAAGGACACTGGACTACTGGTTCATTAGCGACTTGCTTCAGGACCATGTCGCCAGAATTGACATTACTAGCATCAAAACAGATCACTCCGCTATCGCTCTTGACGTGGATTCCATGGCTGACCAGTCCAGAGGTCAACAATCCTTGAATAAAAGGAATAACAGTAGTaaattttgctgacgatatgacAACCTTTGTCCGAGACAAACCGTCTTATCTTACTCTTAAATGTTATTAATTTATACGGGATACATAATGGCCTTAAGATTAACCACAATAAAACTGAGTCTCTCCTACTTGGAAATCTTAAAGAGACTGCGAGTATAGCTAAGAACTAGATGTTTGTGAATTTAAAAGATCTGTTAAAATTCTAGGTGTTTACTTTATCAAAATACATCAATGTTCTATAAACTAAATTTTGAATCAATTGAAAAATCATTAAAACAATTGGTAAAAGGATGGAGATGGCGAGCATTAACGTTTGGAAAATTGCAAATTATTAAATCGTTTGCTCTACCTAAGGTCCGGTATAGGCTGACGTTAACTTCAAGTAACAAAGAgtttattaagaaaataaaaacgttGTTATTGTCTTGTGTCTGGAAAGGTAAAGATAAAGTTAAACGAAGGTTCTAATAAATCAAATACAAAAAGGTGGACTTAAAATACCCGACTTGAACTCTATGACCTCCGCTCAAAGAATCGTGTGTAAAGAAGTATCTAACTCCATATGCAGCCAGTTAGAagtatttttttggattttcacTTAAGGAAGGTTGGTGGTAAATTCTTGTTTCACTGCAATTTCAACTATTCCAAGTTATCAATAACCCTTCCTAACTTTTACAAAGAGCTAGTGCATCAAGACATGGGCCTCCTTAAACTGTATGAGCTTTTCCTCAGCCACGGAGATTAATCAACAATTTTTATGGAACAATAGATTCATCTGCATTGAATCCCGCTCAGTTACAACCAAACGTTAATTGATGTTGGTGTTATAACTGTTCGGAACCTACGCGACTCACTTGGCAATTTTAAACAGCCTTTTACCTACAACATGCACACCTCTCACCTATTgatcattatttcctttttagtcTCTTCAATGCCATCCCAGAGGAATGGCATAGATCGTTGAAGACAAATGAAAACGCGGCTCTTTTAAACGATTGTTGCGTAGATTTGGATAGTTTTGCAGTATACACCTTGGAGGGGAAAAGCTCGATGTTGATTAATTCGAAACTATTGTATGAAACTTTTTCTTCTAAAGTCTCTTCTAACCTTACCTCTATGAAAAAATACAACGAAATGTTCAACACAGAGACATTTGAATTAAACTGGGAAAGAatattttctttgccttttaaaataacgTCGAATACAAAGTAAAGAGAATTTCAATATAAAATTCTTCACAGAATATGTTATACAACCATTATGCTCTTCAAATATGGTTTAGCCGATTCCCCTTTATGTTATTTCTATATCTCCAAAAACTTCCatattaaagatattttatttgggcttttttctgcggataatgatgatgacaatattCGAGTTAACTACATTATACTTGAGAGCAAATACCTTATTTTTCGCTCGAAATTAAGCAAAACGTTTTCTACTATTGCCCTGTTAatatcaaaatgcaaaacaacgcACTAAATCAAGCATTTCATTGCGAGGAAAAATAACAAACCTcactttcactgaaaaaaatgGCATCAGTTCTTACCCATAATGGAGCATGAGCTATCACCTCCAACTCCCACCTTAAACTAATATTGTAATATTGTAAGATGTTGAAATATGTATAGTTCGTATAGCTTGGATGTGTAGTGTAGTTCGGATGTTCTGTGTTTATCATATATAGGTAGTGTAGTTTCGATATATGGCTCTGATGTATAGTTTAAAATGTAAACTAGTAAgtgtgaataaaaaaaaaaaactaagtgCACATTAACATTTTGGAAGAGTAAGAAACATCTTCAAGGACTTAATAGACTAAAGTGATGttcaaatttgctaagtacgGAACAAACGAGGTAAAAGTGAAGTGTGGAGGGCTCATCACAATGGATAACGTATTGGTGAACATCGCTTAGCgtttacaaagaaaatcaaTGGTTCACCA from Montipora capricornis isolate CH-2021 chromosome 9, ASM3666992v2, whole genome shotgun sequence encodes:
- the LOC138016652 gene encoding uncharacterized protein; the encoded protein is MSLAPKIDEVSEFILRHNTNLAFITETWLKDSVSDGVVQIPGLAVVRKDRKLIDHEGVCAYIQEENCRYKQLKDLNCCEDHESLWLYLRPNRLPRGFSCIIAGVIYHPPKADGSLIRDHLFRSLALTEARYPNCGLLVTGDFNRLNIDGLLNHFRLRQIVKVPTRKEATLDLILTNMHEYYSSPQAYSPFGLSDHNVVVATPMDGKRNINSKKVS